A region of Deinococcus rubellus DNA encodes the following proteins:
- a CDS encoding KamA family radical SAM protein: MQSARLHPQATTDSQVMLPRGHRAAKWRDVPDAQWFDWKWQLKNRINTVSELEEVLTLTESERAGASAEGIFRLDITPYFASLMHPTDPTCPVRRQVIPTHHELEPFTSMMEDSLAEDKHSPVPGLVHRYPDRVLMLVTTQCASYCRYCTRSRIVGDPTETFNPAEFEAQLNYLRNTPQVRDVLLSGGDPLTLAPKVLGRLLSELRAIPHIEIIRIGTRVPVFMPMRVTDELCQVLSDHHPLWMNIHVNHPKEITPEVADACDKLTRAGIPLGNQSVLLRGINDHPVIMQKLLRELVKIRVRPYYIYQCDLVHGAGHLRTTVSKGLEIMESLRGHTSGYSIPTYVVDAPGGGGKIPVAPNYVLSQGGDKLILRNFEGYIAAYTEPTDYTGPDMAVPAEWKRSEPGQSGIFGLMEGERLSIEPAGFSETHHRPGETQHRLNSREDKWAAYGVGVSDTVPDGQSSGPVLVQSGD, from the coding sequence ATGCAATCAGCCCGACTCCACCCCCAGGCCACCACCGATTCGCAAGTGATGCTTCCACGCGGCCACCGCGCTGCCAAATGGCGAGATGTACCCGACGCCCAGTGGTTCGATTGGAAATGGCAACTCAAGAACCGCATCAACACCGTCTCGGAGCTGGAAGAGGTGCTGACGCTGACCGAATCCGAGCGGGCCGGTGCCAGTGCCGAGGGCATCTTCCGGCTGGATATCACGCCGTATTTCGCCTCGCTGATGCACCCCACCGACCCGACCTGCCCGGTGCGCCGTCAGGTGATTCCCACGCACCACGAGTTGGAGCCGTTCACGTCCATGATGGAAGACTCGCTGGCCGAGGACAAGCACAGCCCAGTGCCGGGCCTGGTTCACCGCTACCCCGACCGGGTGCTGATGCTGGTGACGACCCAGTGCGCCAGCTACTGCCGCTACTGCACCCGCTCGCGCATCGTGGGCGACCCCACCGAGACCTTCAACCCCGCCGAGTTCGAGGCCCAGCTCAATTACCTGCGCAACACCCCGCAGGTCCGTGACGTGCTGCTGTCGGGCGGTGACCCGCTGACCCTCGCGCCCAAGGTGCTGGGCCGTCTGCTGAGCGAACTTCGCGCCATTCCGCATATCGAGATCATCCGCATCGGCACCCGCGTTCCGGTCTTCATGCCAATGCGCGTTACTGATGAGCTGTGTCAGGTGCTGTCCGACCACCACCCGCTGTGGATGAACATTCATGTCAACCACCCCAAAGAGATCACCCCGGAAGTGGCCGACGCCTGCGACAAGCTGACCCGCGCCGGGATTCCGCTGGGCAACCAGAGCGTGCTCTTGCGCGGCATCAACGATCACCCGGTCATCATGCAGAAGCTGCTGCGCGAACTGGTCAAGATCCGGGTGCGGCCCTACTACATCTACCAGTGCGACCTCGTGCACGGAGCGGGCCACCTGCGCACCACCGTCAGCAAGGGTCTTGAGATCATGGAGAGCCTGCGCGGCCACACGTCGGGCTACAGCATCCCGACCTACGTGGTGGACGCGCCCGGCGGCGGCGGCAAGATTCCGGTCGCGCCCAATTACGTGCTCTCGCAGGGCGGCGACAAGCTGATTCTCCGCAACTTTGAGGGCTACATCGCTGCCTACACCGAACCCACCGACTACACGGGCCCCGACATGGCCGTGCCTGCCGAGTGGAAGCGCTCGGAACCCGGCCAGAGCGGCATCTTCGGCTTGATGGAAGGTGAGCGCCTCAGCATTGAGCCTGCCGGATTCAGCGAAACGCATCACCGCCCCGGCGAGACCCAGCACCGCCTGAATAGCCGGGAAGACAAGTGGGCGGCGTATGGGGTGGGAGTCAGCGACACGGTCCCGGACGGCCAGAGCAGCGGGCCAGTGCTGGTGCAGAGCGGGGACTGA
- a CDS encoding acetyl ornithine aminotransferase family protein, giving the protein MTTLLQPQTKPRQPVLATALPGPKTAEIMQRDAAELSTSYMRPYPFVPDHGEGVWLTDPDGNTMLDFFAGIAVSTTGYAHPHVVDAVTAQMKKFAHVCLTDYPQEITTRLAERLVKHIEKPGEKWRVFFGNSGAEAVEAAIKLARNHTGRSHIISTLGSFHGRTYGAITLTGSKTKYKAGFGPLLPNVTHIPYPNPFRPPLGSTPEACGDAVLAYLETLFKTVIPPSEVAAFIIEPMQGEGGYIVPPAGFLTKLRQMADRYGFLLIYDEVQAGTGRTGKMFSFQQFTAQGEDCQPDIVTLAKGIASGLPLSAMLAKESVMTWAAGSHGSTFGGNPVAAAAAHATLDLLEGVVKHPGCGDSLMHNAAEVGSYILAELKKMQAEFAFLGDVRGEGLFIGIEFVKPDGSPDGKLRDAASMAMFERGLLNLDCGESVIRVSPPLILTREDAQTGLEIMRAALHSLS; this is encoded by the coding sequence ATGACCACCCTTCTTCAGCCCCAGACCAAGCCCCGCCAGCCCGTCCTCGCCACCGCCCTCCCCGGCCCCAAAACTGCCGAGATCATGCAGCGCGACGCCGCCGAACTCTCCACCTCTTACATGCGTCCTTACCCCTTCGTGCCCGATCACGGTGAGGGTGTGTGGCTCACCGATCCGGACGGCAACACCATGCTCGACTTCTTCGCGGGCATCGCGGTGAGTACCACCGGCTACGCCCACCCGCATGTGGTGGACGCCGTGACCGCCCAGATGAAGAAGTTCGCCCACGTCTGCCTGACCGATTATCCACAGGAGATCACGACCCGGCTGGCCGAGCGGCTGGTTAAGCACATCGAGAAGCCGGGCGAGAAGTGGCGCGTCTTCTTCGGCAACTCCGGCGCGGAAGCCGTCGAGGCGGCCATCAAACTGGCCCGCAACCACACCGGGCGCAGCCACATCATCAGCACGCTGGGCAGCTTTCACGGGCGCACTTACGGCGCGATCACCCTGACCGGCAGCAAGACCAAATACAAGGCTGGATTCGGGCCGCTGCTGCCCAATGTGACGCACATTCCCTACCCCAATCCCTTCCGCCCGCCGCTGGGCAGCACGCCGGAAGCTTGCGGCGACGCGGTGCTGGCTTACCTGGAAACCCTGTTCAAGACGGTCATTCCGCCGAGCGAAGTCGCCGCTTTCATCATCGAGCCGATGCAGGGCGAGGGCGGGTACATCGTGCCGCCCGCCGGATTTCTCACCAAGCTGCGCCAGATGGCCGACCGGTACGGCTTTTTGCTGATCTATGACGAGGTGCAGGCGGGTACGGGCCGCACCGGGAAAATGTTCAGCTTTCAGCAGTTTACCGCCCAGGGTGAAGACTGCCAGCCCGACATCGTGACGCTCGCTAAAGGTATCGCCTCGGGCCTGCCATTGAGCGCCATGCTGGCCAAGGAAAGCGTGATGACCTGGGCGGCTGGCTCACACGGCTCGACTTTCGGCGGCAACCCGGTGGCGGCGGCAGCGGCCCATGCCACGCTCGACCTGCTGGAAGGTGTGGTCAAGCACCCCGGCTGCGGCGACTCGCTGATGCACAACGCCGCTGAGGTGGGCAGCTACATTCTGGCCGAGCTCAAGAAGATGCAGGCCGAGTTTGCCTTCCTGGGCGACGTGCGCGGCGAGGGGCTGTTTATCGGCATCGAGTTTGTCAAGCCCGACGGCAGTCCTGACGGCAAGTTGCGTGACGCGGCCAGCATGGCGATGTTCGAGCGCGGCCTGCTCAATCTCGACTGCGGCGAGAGCGTCATTCGGGTCAGCCCGCCGCTGATCCTGACCCGCGAGGACGCCCAGACCGGGCTGGAAATCATGCGGGCGGCGCTGCACAGTCTGAGCTGA
- the efp gene encoding elongation factor P: MISVTDLRNGTKVEMDGGLWECLDYSHLKMGRGGAKVVTKFRNMETGSIVDRTFNSTEKLQDIYVEGKPMQYLYKDGQDYMFMDMQTFEQIHLSPVLAGDAAKFMKENMEMEVTMYGDKPLKITLPNQVILQIVETDPGVRGDTVSGGTKPAKLESGATVQVPLFVENGTSVKVDTRTGEYLSRA, from the coding sequence ATGATCAGCGTAACAGACCTCAGAAACGGCACCAAAGTGGAGATGGACGGCGGCTTGTGGGAGTGCCTCGATTACTCGCACCTCAAGATGGGGCGCGGCGGCGCGAAAGTCGTCACCAAGTTTCGCAATATGGAAACCGGCAGCATCGTGGACCGCACCTTCAACAGCACCGAAAAGTTGCAGGACATCTACGTGGAAGGCAAGCCCATGCAGTACCTCTACAAAGACGGCCAGGACTACATGTTCATGGACATGCAGACCTTTGAGCAGATTCACCTGTCGCCGGTGCTGGCCGGTGACGCCGCCAAGTTCATGAAAGAGAACATGGAGATGGAAGTCACCATGTACGGTGACAAGCCCCTCAAGATCACCCTGCCCAACCAGGTCATCTTGCAGATCGTCGAGACTGACCCCGGCGTGCGCGGCGACACGGTGTCGGGCGGCACCAAGCCCGCCAAGCTGGAGAGCGGCGCAACCGTGCAGGTGCCGCTGTTCGTCGAGAACGGCACCTCGGTCAAGGTCGACACCCGCACCGGGGAATACCTCAGCCGCGCTTAA
- the accB gene encoding acetyl-CoA carboxylase biotin carboxyl carrier protein → MNPEDLKKILDALSAADVREFALKTGEFDLSLRRGPQAMQGGAALPSASSGSAAPAANPVTSHTVSSPAASGESVQAAPTSAAPASEASTPPASVPAAPVKASGTPLKAPIVGTFYASSSPDAAAYVKVGDTVAAGQVLCIIEAMKLMNEIEAETGGVVREILVKNAEPVEYGQTLFLIE, encoded by the coding sequence ATGAATCCCGAAGACCTGAAAAAAATACTGGACGCCCTGAGCGCCGCCGACGTGCGCGAGTTCGCCCTCAAGACCGGGGAATTTGATCTCAGTCTGCGCCGAGGCCCGCAGGCCATGCAGGGCGGCGCGGCCCTGCCGAGTGCCAGTTCTGGCAGCGCGGCTCCGGCAGCCAATCCCGTGACCAGTCACACGGTCAGCAGCCCGGCAGCCAGCGGCGAGTCGGTTCAGGCTGCACCCACATCGGCAGCCCCGGCGAGCGAAGCGTCCACGCCGCCCGCTTCTGTCCCGGCAGCTCCCGTCAAGGCGTCCGGCACTCCGCTCAAAGCCCCCATCGTGGGCACTTTTTACGCCAGCAGCAGCCCCGACGCCGCCGCCTACGTCAAGGTGGGCGATACGGTGGCTGCCGGACAGGTGCTGTGCATCATCGAGGCCATGAAGCTGATGAACGAGATCGAGGCTGAGACCGGCGGCGTGGTCCGCGAAATTCTGGTGAAGAACGCCGAGCC
- a CDS encoding DAK2 domain-containing protein, giving the protein MLRRATDWLGVYREQVNALNVYPVPDGDTGTNMHLTMQSVRRELDTCDTTSMPSVARAISYGALLGARGNSGVILSQLLKGFAETIKDTAKVDARTLIAALQAAQKSGYGAVMKPVEGTILTVARGVAEGAKGETPDQVLEQALLAGQGMLDRTPDMLPALKQAGVVDSGGQGYLYLIEGMLGQLRGDELPPAPEVSSYAQQQFENEAFGYCTEFLMSEATQPIEMIRELVSPFGDSLLVVGAEGYVKGHIHTNQPDELLAAVGRYGKMLKTKVEDMAEQHTEILGMAGAAARAEEEVPPSGLVAVASGYGLVKLFRSLGARIVSGGQTANPSVQDIVDAVRSVSAEKVIVLPNNKNVLMAAQKAAELLEGRAVIIPTRTLGQGMGAALSFQADQDANELAVQMEEASKAVTTFEVTRASRATTLTTAAGKELHIADNDVIGLQDDELVHSGGSPEDAVLEMLIQGHQGQEIVTVFGGPQKTQADLDTLAGRIREAFPDSEVETHAGGPDLYDYLVTLE; this is encoded by the coding sequence ATGCTGCGCCGGGCCACCGACTGGCTGGGCGTCTACCGCGAACAGGTCAACGCCCTGAATGTCTACCCGGTGCCCGACGGCGACACCGGCACCAACATGCACCTCACCATGCAGTCGGTGCGCCGCGAACTCGACACCTGCGACACCACCAGCATGCCCAGCGTGGCCCGAGCCATCAGCTACGGCGCGCTGCTGGGCGCGCGCGGCAACAGCGGCGTGATTCTCTCGCAACTCCTCAAGGGCTTTGCCGAGACCATCAAGGACACCGCCAAAGTGGACGCCAGGACATTGATCGCCGCCCTTCAAGCCGCCCAGAAAAGCGGCTACGGGGCCGTGATGAAGCCGGTGGAGGGCACCATCCTGACGGTGGCGCGCGGCGTGGCCGAGGGCGCGAAAGGCGAGACGCCCGATCAGGTGCTGGAGCAGGCCCTCCTCGCCGGACAGGGCATGCTCGACAGAACGCCCGACATGCTCCCAGCGCTCAAGCAGGCGGGCGTGGTCGACAGTGGCGGGCAAGGATACCTGTACCTGATCGAGGGGATGCTCGGCCAGCTCCGGGGCGACGAGTTGCCGCCCGCGCCTGAGGTCAGCAGCTACGCCCAGCAGCAGTTCGAGAACGAGGCGTTCGGCTACTGCACCGAGTTTCTGATGAGTGAGGCGACCCAGCCGATCGAGATGATCCGTGAACTGGTCTCGCCATTTGGCGACAGTCTGCTGGTGGTCGGCGCGGAGGGCTATGTCAAGGGCCACATCCACACCAACCAGCCCGACGAACTGCTGGCGGCGGTGGGCCGATACGGCAAGATGCTCAAGACCAAAGTGGAAGACATGGCCGAGCAGCACACTGAGATTCTGGGCATGGCGGGCGCGGCGGCCAGGGCCGAGGAGGAAGTGCCGCCCTCGGGCCTGGTGGCGGTGGCCAGCGGCTACGGACTGGTCAAGCTGTTCCGGTCGCTGGGGGCGCGCATCGTCTCCGGCGGGCAGACCGCCAACCCCAGCGTGCAGGACATCGTGGACGCGGTGCGCAGCGTGAGCGCCGAGAAAGTGATCGTGCTGCCCAACAACAAGAATGTGCTGATGGCCGCCCAGAAAGCTGCCGAGTTGCTGGAGGGCCGCGCCGTGATCATCCCGACGCGCACGCTGGGGCAGGGCATGGGCGCGGCGCTCAGCTTCCAAGCCGATCAGGACGCGAATGAGCTGGCCGTACAGATGGAGGAGGCGTCCAAAGCGGTGACCACCTTCGAGGTCACGCGGGCCAGCCGGGCCACCACCCTCACCACGGCGGCGGGCAAGGAGCTGCACATTGCCGACAACGACGTGATCGGCCTGCAAGACGACGAGCTGGTGCACTCGGGCGGCAGCCCCGAGGATGCCGTGCTGGAGATGCTGATCCAGGGCCACCAGGGCCAGGAGATCGTGACCGTGTTCGGTGGGCCGCAGAAAACCCAGGCCGATCTGGACACGCTGGCCGGGCGCATCCGCGAGGCCTTCCCCGACTCGGAAGTGGAGACCCACGCGGGCGGGCCAGATCTGTACGACTATCTGGTGACGCTGGAATAG
- a CDS encoding Asp23/Gls24 family envelope stress response protein codes for MNGTIQISEAALASLIGLTAHEIPGVVGMAPANLKEGLQRVLGRAQARDGVVIVKEGAQTSADLYVVMAYGVNIPAVAQNIAERVEHTVKTQAGFELSATRVHAVGVRRV; via the coding sequence GTGAACGGAACCATTCAAATCAGCGAGGCGGCCCTCGCCTCTTTAATCGGCCTGACCGCCCATGAAATTCCCGGCGTGGTGGGCATGGCCCCAGCCAATCTCAAGGAGGGCCTCCAGCGCGTGCTGGGGCGCGCCCAGGCCCGCGACGGCGTGGTGATCGTCAAGGAAGGTGCCCAGACCAGCGCCGATCTCTACGTGGTGATGGCCTACGGGGTCAATATCCCGGCGGTGGCCCAGAACATCGCCGAGCGGGTCGAGCACACCGTGAAAACCCAGGCGGGCTTCGAGCTGAGCGCCACCCGCGTGCACGCCGTGGGGGTGCGCCGTGTCTGA